A region of Pyxidicoccus parkwaysis DNA encodes the following proteins:
- a CDS encoding glycosyltransferase family 2 protein, producing the protein MSAIDVSVVMPTHKREKEVVEAIRSVLRQEGVNVEVIVLDDTPEGTARASVEGIGDARVRYLVNDPPSKGRPAVVRNYGATLAKGRYVHFLDDDDMLAEGALHAMVSALDARPDAGVAVGWVVPFGDDADWLKDKSDYFQWAARVGASTPNSAWTVAHILFRGTLYVNSACMVRREHFGPLGGFDASIPVYEDVDFYLRAIRAFGHVYVNRPILHYRTGRPSLMHNLGKDGTLVMQSNEMIHGKYRKTNGMLEYRALQLLMRALPFDVAKKLPLRLPKQGRAS; encoded by the coding sequence ATGTCAGCGATTGATGTCTCGGTGGTGATGCCCACCCACAAGCGAGAGAAGGAAGTGGTGGAGGCCATCCGCTCCGTGCTTCGGCAGGAGGGGGTGAACGTGGAGGTCATCGTCCTGGACGACACGCCCGAGGGCACGGCGCGCGCCTCGGTGGAAGGCATTGGCGACGCGCGGGTGCGCTACCTGGTGAATGACCCGCCCTCCAAGGGCCGCCCGGCGGTGGTGCGCAACTACGGGGCCACGCTGGCGAAGGGCCGCTACGTGCACTTCCTCGACGACGACGACATGCTCGCGGAAGGGGCGCTGCACGCCATGGTGAGCGCGCTGGACGCGCGCCCTGACGCGGGTGTCGCGGTGGGCTGGGTGGTGCCCTTCGGCGACGACGCGGACTGGCTCAAGGACAAGAGCGACTACTTCCAGTGGGCGGCCCGGGTGGGCGCCAGCACGCCCAACAGCGCGTGGACGGTGGCGCACATCCTCTTCCGCGGCACGCTTTACGTGAATTCCGCGTGCATGGTGCGCCGCGAGCACTTCGGGCCGCTGGGCGGCTTCGACGCCTCCATTCCCGTCTACGAGGACGTGGACTTCTACCTGCGCGCCATCCGCGCCTTCGGCCACGTCTACGTCAACCGCCCCATCCTGCACTACCGCACGGGCCGGCCCTCGCTGATGCACAACCTGGGCAAGGACGGCACGCTGGTCATGCAGTCCAACGAGATGATTCACGGCAAGTACCGCAAGACGAACGGCATGCTGGAGTACCGCGCGCTGCAGTTGCTGATGCGCGCGCTGCCCTTCGACGTGGCCAAGAAGCTGCCCTTGCGGCTGCCGAAGCAGGGACGCGCTTCATGA
- a CDS encoding alpha/beta hydrolase, with the protein MKTRSRPLLLAVLLPLVGALAFVGYLAFHGYRIGQGLLHPPHVPVERPAATGELAGLTDVAFTNSDGLTLRGWYVPSRNRAAVVLVHGFADNRTQLLFEGRALARAGFGVLLFDLRAHGESDGDRVTWGDGERHDVKAALDFVIARPDVDPARVGLFGFSMGGTTALLVASEDTRVKAVAAAGAYPALEADVYSGYGRWGALSAEPVLWTLRHAGVDVKAVRPIDGMCKLQGRPLLLVNGDVDPDAPAKLQASLFRAACEPKSLWVVQGAGHGQYSKVAPEEYERRLRQHFTQALLGAG; encoded by the coding sequence GTGAAAACGCGCTCCCGTCCCCTCCTCCTCGCCGTCCTGCTGCCCCTCGTGGGCGCGCTCGCCTTCGTCGGTTATCTCGCATTCCACGGATACCGAATCGGCCAGGGCCTCTTGCACCCTCCCCACGTGCCGGTGGAGCGCCCCGCGGCCACGGGCGAGCTGGCGGGGCTCACCGACGTGGCCTTCACCAACTCGGACGGGCTGACGCTGCGGGGCTGGTACGTGCCCTCGCGCAACCGGGCCGCGGTGGTGCTCGTCCACGGCTTCGCGGACAACCGCACGCAGCTGCTCTTCGAGGGGCGAGCGCTGGCCCGGGCGGGCTTCGGCGTCCTCCTCTTCGACCTGCGCGCGCACGGCGAGAGCGACGGAGACCGGGTGACGTGGGGCGACGGCGAGCGGCACGACGTGAAGGCGGCGCTGGACTTCGTCATCGCGCGCCCGGACGTGGACCCGGCGCGGGTGGGGCTGTTCGGCTTCTCCATGGGCGGCACCACCGCGCTGCTCGTCGCCAGCGAGGACACGCGCGTGAAGGCGGTGGCGGCGGCGGGGGCCTACCCCGCGCTCGAGGCGGACGTGTACTCGGGCTATGGCCGCTGGGGCGCGCTGAGCGCGGAGCCGGTGCTGTGGACGCTGCGGCACGCGGGCGTGGACGTGAAGGCGGTGCGCCCCATCGACGGCATGTGCAAGCTCCAGGGACGGCCGCTGCTGCTCGTCAACGGCGACGTGGACCCGGATGCGCCGGCCAAGCTCCAGGCCAGCCTCTTCCGCGCCGCCTGTGAGCCCAAGTCGCTGTGGGTGGTGCAGGGCGCCGGCCACGGCCAGTACTCGAAGGTGGCCCCCGAGGAGTACGAGCGGCGGCTGCGCCAGCACTTCACCCAGGCGCTGCTCGGCGCCGGCTGA
- a CDS encoding arginyltransferase — translation MALLLAHDVEDPRPCSYLPEREASLENLVMQDVTAEEYEHLLVRGWRRFGPVYFRPACVACNECVSLRIPVDGFRPNRSQRRARAACAHLRVEVGTPRVDAQRMALYRAWHAEREASREWNPSPITARDYSLQFSFPHPSARELAWYDDGAEGGPRLVGVGLCDETPRAWSAVYFFYDPAYAHLSLGTANVVRQVELARERGIPHVYLGYRVQACTSLRYKGGFRPHELLTERPALGAEPRWEPAAPE, via the coding sequence ATGGCCCTCCTGTTGGCACACGACGTCGAGGACCCCCGTCCCTGCAGCTACCTGCCGGAGCGGGAGGCTTCCCTGGAAAATCTGGTGATGCAGGACGTCACGGCGGAGGAGTACGAGCACCTGCTGGTGCGAGGGTGGCGCCGCTTCGGGCCGGTGTACTTCCGGCCCGCGTGCGTGGCCTGCAACGAGTGCGTCTCGCTGCGCATCCCGGTGGACGGCTTCCGCCCCAACCGCAGCCAGCGCCGCGCCCGCGCCGCCTGCGCCCACCTGCGCGTGGAGGTGGGCACGCCCCGCGTGGACGCGCAGCGGATGGCCCTGTACCGCGCGTGGCACGCGGAGCGCGAGGCCTCGCGCGAGTGGAACCCGTCGCCGATAACGGCGCGCGACTACTCGCTCCAGTTCTCCTTCCCGCACCCGTCCGCGCGCGAACTGGCCTGGTACGACGACGGCGCGGAGGGCGGGCCCCGGCTGGTGGGCGTGGGCCTGTGCGACGAGACGCCCCGCGCGTGGAGCGCCGTGTACTTCTTCTATGACCCGGCCTACGCGCACCTGTCGCTCGGCACCGCCAACGTGGTGCGCCAGGTGGAACTGGCCCGCGAGCGCGGCATCCCCCACGTCTACCTGGGCTACCGCGTCCAGGCCTGCACGTCGCTGCGCTACAAGGGCGGCTTCCGCCCGCACGAACTGCTGACGGAGCGGCCCGCCCTCGGCGCGGAGCCCCGCTGGGAGCCGGCGGCCCCGGAGTAG